In the genome of Lathyrus oleraceus cultivar Zhongwan6 chromosome 4, CAAS_Psat_ZW6_1.0, whole genome shotgun sequence, the window TCAGATTCCAAGGATTACTCGTAACTCAATTCTCAGTCATGTCACATACCTGTGAAATTATTGCCTCGAGATTCTGAAGTGTTGATTCCTCAATAGATGAGTGTGTATGCATTGATTCATCTCCATTGAATTGCTCAGAATGATCCAAGATTTGGAGTGTCTGTGGCAGAAAAGATAAATAACTTAATAGATATTACATTACACTATAAAGCTTGATAGCAAAACCACTTGCATTTTTGTAACCGAATAGATCATGGTTTTAAGTTGCGGTCATTGCAGTTGCTACGACGCGCATTGCGGTGTGTATTTTGATTGAGAAGAGTTTGAAATACATCAGTTAAAAAATTTCAGAAGAAAAATGAGTTTTGACGAAAATACTTAAAGAAACTTGGGCGAAGTTGTCTGATGCGGTTCCTAACGTGGAATGACGCGTGATTTAAAATCACACCGCAATTGCGGTCAGATGCGGTTGCAGAGACTACCACATCAGTAATATTGCGGCCACAGTTGCGGTTGCAGAGACTACCACATCAGGAATATTGCGGCCGCAGTTACGGTTGCAAACCACAATTTAAAACCATGGGATAGATACTATTGGAAAGAATGGTTGCATCTACGAGACAAGAGGAAAGCATACCTCTATATTCAAGCAATCATCGGAATTCGAGTTGTATGAAAGAAACTCAGAAGCTGCCATATCTCTCTGCAATCCACCTGATGGAAATAAAAGAATGCATGTGTATTAAGCAATTTTGTACTTCAACACCATAGAAAATTTTCAGGCTACTTATACGCAATAAAATTTAAAAAGTTCGAAAAGTGTTATTACCGGGTGAATTGCTGCATTGGTTTTCAGGATAAAAGTAAAAGGACTTGTTTAGGTTTTCAGCGCATGGAAAATCTTCGAGTATCGAATCCCTGCATTATATGAAACAAGTAAAGGATGTAAGATAAGATACACAGTTATGCGAATTGTATAAATTTCATGCCTATAGTAGCCAGTGAGCATTGAATGTCTCCGTTAAATTACAATTTTCGATGCATCGACATTCAAAATATAGGACTGTTTTCATGCTAGAATCATCATTAAATATGTTTTTGGTCCTTGTAAAAACATACCACTTTTTTGTTTCCGTTTCTAAGAAAAATCTGAAAACATGGACTAAAAAAAGCAAAAACCGAAAACAAAAAAGCTGTATATTTGCAAGGATCAAAATCGATTTTGTTAAAAAAATTTGAACTTTAAAGAAAATAGGAGCCCTTACCCTGCAATAACAGGTTCATGCTTATAGGTTTCTGATGAGAACCATTATGTTTTGTCTCCAATGATAATGATAAATATGTTGAAATTCGGAATGCAAAAAACACGAGAGCATTCAATTTCGCACTGGACTTTGCTAAAATGCAAAGCATACTCATGATGCTACATGATTATTTATCCTACAGGCATAAAACCAAGCATATTAATCCCAGAAGTTACGCTTGTGTACAAGAAAATGTCATCGGTCTGTTCGAAACTTGATGAAAGTTCTTGAAGCTGGTAATTCGTCTGACGACGATGATGATGTGAAACCGATGATTGTTGAAACGATTGATCAGTCAGTCCTTCACATACACTTGAGCTGCTAGATTGAGCTTTATCGTAGGAAGACGATTCGAACTTGACTCGGTTACTGAAACTTTCGCCATCGAAGTTGAATTCTGCGTCTGTTGTATTCGAATCCATGCTCATGAAATTCTTAGGCGAATTGTAACCTTCCGGTGCGTTAATTCCCCATTTAGACCAATTTTCCGGTGAAGGATGCGTAGCCAATAGATCTTGATCGCCCGGTACAACAAAATCGTTCGTTCCACATCCGTAATACCAATCCATAGCGAATAGTCTGTAAATGTTTGAAAGATAACAAGATTAACATCTAGAAAACAAAATTAATAATTTACAATATGCAGAACTTTCTGATTCATAACCTAAAAGCTTCATGATTAACACGAAAAGTAAATTTTCAAATATCCTATTTTCTTTTGAAAACTTGTTTTTATTAAAGCTTCTTGCTACCGACTAATCCAAGGAGACAAATTCCACAATCCACCTGCTGTGGACCATTTAAAGCCAAAGCAAAACTCTCTATGAACTTGACCCAACAAAGGAATACTTCGCAGTTAGCAGGATTCAAACCTGTGACCTTGATTTACAAAACTCCATTAAACCAAGCATACTAAAACTACTTTCCATATAACTTTCTCAATCAAACACTAAAGAAAAAAAAATCACTTGTTACCCTTTTTTACCCTTATCAAAATAATCAAAACCCATTTCATTAAACCTTTAGAATCTTCAAAACCCAAAAAAAAACCcagaaaaaaaaaatcaaaactttGTCAAAATACAAAACACCCCATATGATTTCCATCAAACCTATAGATATTGATATGAAAAAAACAACATAGAATCATTCCTCACACTTACACACATGAATACTACTCAAAACATAACAACATACGAGAAAAAAACAtaagaaacaaaaaaaaacataCCTGTCTGAAAACTGATTGATGATGAAAACAAACCACAGCAAGAAATCAACAGAGAGCTTGTTGAAAGGATCCAAGAGTTTTAGAGGCGGCTACAGGTTATTGTTGTagttgaaaataaaatattgaaaTATAATTGAAAACTGTAAGAAGAGTTAAGAAACAAGAGACACTTgtaagaaaaagaaaaagatgcTTATAGCGAGTTTGTGGCTGAGAATGTTTTGGTACGAAGATTTGTGGCTTAAAAGAAATCCATCAAAATCTGAAAATGGATTGGTCCACGTGGCGTTGTGGGTCCCACTTGAGATCGATTTCGTGGTGTAGATTGTAGATCCCATTTATGGAAAGACTTTAATGTTATGCTTTGGAAATCACGTTCGAGATGTTGTTAAGCATGTGTACCCTACTATTTTGTTTCATGCGGCAGTGGTTGATTGTGGATAATATTTGGGAAAATTTGGTATAGGGTAGCTTTTTTTTTAATTTGCTATTTTAAGGTACTAAAGAGTGTTTTTGAAGCATCCTTAATATTTTCCATTATTAAATCatgtttttaaaataaatttaaagtTAGTGCGTGACTCTTATCACATTAATTTTTAAGTAATTTTTAAGGGATTTTTTACCAATATATCCCACTTTTTCAAATAAATTCCCAAAATAATCcagttttcaaaaaatttcccaatataccccactttaagagggaggcgccaattggattggcgccccctcttaaaaattgcaaggaggcgccaattggattggctagggcacctgccctagccaatccaattggcgcctatgtgtaatttttaagagggggcgccaatccaattggcgcctcccttaaaaaagcctcaaatgaaaaaacttccaacatgaaagttgtagatcttttcaagacaatgaatttggatataaattttgcatcatttggattttttatgagaaagttatgggcagttgaagttggacttctgagttttttaactgttatctgagtcataatgttttgtattattgcatgtgtttcttttaggaatatgaatttttgtccaacataacatttgaagtagacatcttaaattttccattgcacttggtcccacctcaaaataattaaaaatgactgagttaggtccctgcgaacttgacccaaaattagggtttctgtcaaaacaagtgtatgtgaattttgccaaaagggaccaacttcaagccctttagtttgaatgataaaagcctcaaatgacaaaaccttcaacataaaagttgtagatcttttcaagataatgaatttggactaaagttttgcatcgtttgcaatttttatgagaaaggtatgggcacctgaacttggactctttgacattttatttgttatctgacctataatgttttgtattattgcatatgtttgtgttagagttatgaatttttgtccaacataacaagtgaagtagacatcttaaattttccattgcacttggtcccacctcaaaataattaaaaatgagtgagttatgtccctgcgaacttgacccaaaattagggtttctgtcaaaacaagtgtatgtgaattttgccaaaagggaccaacttcaagcccttcaacataacaataacaagtccttgaattagggtttctgacctataaatttttgtattatgatatgtgtttattttagaattatgaaagaaacctaatgtttggagtttacacaaagataaattagacataatacgaattgatattaataaaatttggattttacacaatgaatcctaatggtgatgaccgggatcacctaaccgacctccggtcccacatcccctagctaccctaacccttggccctaacccacgttgacgattctgcaccggtggttgttcatctgatggtccaggagcgtcattacctcctacaggagaagatccgttgaggtattcagccaactcagcatagtcttcagtattcaatgatggtgtaccggcgtagctgagctcatgacccatgccagagaagttggggtgtggttgacccatggatgggcgaccaggacggttgaagggggacatgggtgacaatgatgggtctaggaaaggttggaaaggttgttggggtgtttggaagagatatggttgtgggatgttttggtattgtg includes:
- the LOC127075669 gene encoding protein LNK3, encoding MDWYYGCGTNDFVVPGDQDLLATHPSPENWSKWGINAPEGYNSPKNFMSMDSNTTDAEFNFDGESFSNRVKFESSSYDKAQSSSSSVCEGLTDQSFQQSSVSHHHRRQTNYQLQELSSSFEQTDDIFLDSILEDFPCAENLNKSFYFYPENQCSNSPGGLQRDMAASEFLSYNSNSDDCLNIETLQILDHSEQFNGDESMHTHSSIEESTLQNLEAIISQFNDKTRISFRDALYRLARDTKQQHAVDDLDGDISMQEALRSDDKQPMESETNSVDRAVANLMFNGTAYCEC